The genomic stretch ACGCCGTGTTGTAGTGCGTCCCGACGCGGATCGGATAGGTGAGCTTGCTGAGATAATCCACCAGCCTGTTGCGAATATCCTGGGTGAGCGGCTCCAGCGTCCGGTACCAGCCTGCGGCCTGCGGCAGCGACGACTGCTTTATCTCCTGGGCCAGCGCCAGCAGCCAGCCGTAGCCATACGGGCGCTCAAACGAGGCGCGGAACGGCGCGGTGAAATAGGCCAGCTCCTTCGTCACGTTCTCGTCCGTCAGGTGCTCGTCGACAAGCGCGACGATCGCGTCACGGCTCGGCAGTTCCGGGTAGAGGCGCACGCAGCGCAGCAGCAGCCAGTAGCCGTGCACCGCCGAATGCCAGTCAAAACAGCCGTAGAAAATGGGGTGCAGCTCGCGCGGCGGCAGAACGTCGCCATCATCATTAAGCAGGTGCATGATGTGGTTCGGGTATTCCTGGCGCAAATAGGTTAAAGGCATGCGGGCAAACGCGTCAGCCTGATGTTGCGTTAATTCCATAACAGCTCCTTAGCGAAACACGAGGAAATACATTAGGAACACGTTCACCACCAGCAGGGTTAACGCGGTCGGGATCTGGATCTTGATCACCTGATATTTGTCTTTCAGCTCCAGCAGCGCGGCGGGAACGATATTGAAGTTCGCGGCCATCGGCGTCATCAGCGTGCCGCAGTAGCCCGCGTACATGCCAATCGCCAGCAGCGGCGCCGGGTTGCCGTGATGCACGTTGATCAGAAACGGCAACGCGATGCCGGCACTCAGCACCGGGAAGGCCGCAAAGGCGTTGCCCATGATCATGGTAAACAGCGCCATGCCCACGCAGTAAATCACTACCAGCATAAAGCGGTTATCCGGGTTAACGAACAGGCTCACCACCTTCTGCACCGAATCACCGGTGTTGGCTGCCACGAACACGCCGCCGAGCATGGCGAGCATCTGCGGCAGGATCACCGCCCAGCCAATGGTATCGACAAGACGGCGAGACTGACGAATGGCGTGCAGCGGCGTGCCTTTGGTGAGCCACCAGCCGGTGAGGATCGCCGCAACGCAGGCCACGCACAGCGCCGCCAGGGTGAGCTGTTTCTGATCGAGCAGGAACACGCCGCCAATCGACACGCCCTTAAGAAACAGCGTCCCGATAACCGTCACCACCGGGATCATCAGCGCCGGCAGGAATAGCCAGTTTTTAAGGCGGTTTGACGACGCGAGACGTTCGTCTTCGGTCGACATTTTATAGTGCCCTTTTCCGACCAGACCAAAGCCCGCCAGCAGCGCGATAGCGATGACGCCCCCGCCGATTATCCGGTACGCCAGCGATTTCCCCAGCTCCTGCACCATAAGGTCGCCGAACAGGAAGATCCCGCCGAATAAAAACCAGAACAGCGCGGTGGTAAAACGCTTCGGATTGGCGCGATCGCGCAGGGTCATCACAACCAGCAGCATCACGACAAAGCCGATCAGGTAGTACACGCGGTTAATGGTGATAAGCGTCATCATTGCGCGGCCCCCTGCGTACCCTGCTCCGCGCGCCAGGCCATGACGTCGCGACGGATGCTGGCATCCAGACGCAGCAGGCGCGTCATATGAATAATTAATGCCGCAATGGCGGTTGGAATGGCCCACAGGCCGATATGCAGCGGTTCAATGCCCGGAATACCGTTCTCTTTCAGGAAGGCGTCGATCAGCAGCACCGCGCCAAAGGCAATAAAGATATCTTCCCCAAAGAAGACCGCGATGTTGTCGCACGCGGCGGCATGGGCTTTGATTTTGTCGCGGATGTGCTGCGGCAGCTCGCCGTATTCGTTCAGCGCCGCCCCTTCGGCCATCGGCGCCAGCAGCGGACGCACCGTCTGGGCATGACCGCCCAGCGACATCAGCCCCAGCGCGGCGGTACCTTCACGGGCGACAAAATAGAGCATCAGAATTCGCGCCGAGGTGGCGCTGGCGATCTTCGCCACCCAGGCCTGGGCGCGCTCCTTAAGCCCGTAGTATTCCAGCAGACCAATCACCGGCAGGATCAGAATGAAGGTCGCCAGCGAGCGACTATTCACGAACTTTTCGCCAAAGGTCTCCAGCAGCATCCCGAAATCCATCCCGACCAGCAGACCTGTTGCCAGCCCCGCCACCACGACCACCAGCAGCGGGTTGAAGCGTAGTGCAAAACCAATAACCACGATCGGTATCCCGATCAGCGGCAGCAGCGTAGTACCGTCCATAACGTTTACCCTATCGAAAGTGAGCGTTGCGCGCCGGCGACTATTTTTTTAATTTGCGGCGAGCGATGTTGTGTTTTGTTGGCAGGCTTCACAAAACCTGCGCTAAAAAGCTATATCTGAACCTCAAAAACATGTAAACAAATTATCAATAAAATGTTCTTATTTTATCGATGAGTTTACATTTCTGGCTAAGGAACGTTATGAACTCGAAAAAGAGTGCTTCACCCGATCGCGACGATATCAACGATGGCCGGATCGTCTCTTCCCGCCATCTGGTGTCCGAGCGCTGCGCGGAACTGTCAGAACTGGAATATGCGCTGATCATGACCAGCAACGCGTTCAACAAATGGATGGTGCGCTGCATGACCGCAGCCGGTGAGCCCGATATGGGCGCCTTTGACGTTTCGCTGCTGCATCACGTCAACCACCGCGACCGCAAGAAAAAGCTGGCCGATATCTGCTTCGTCCTCAACGTGGAAGATACCCACGTGGTGACCTATGCCCTGAAAAAACTGGTCAAAGCGGGCTACGTGACGAGCGAGAAAGCGGGTAAAGAGCTCTTTTTCTTCACCACCGAGGAAGGGAAAGCGTTGTGCATGAAGTACCGGGACGTGCGGGAAGCGTGTCTGATTGCGATCCACGCGGAGAGCGGCATTGCCGGGAAGTCGATCGGAGAAACCGCGCAGCTGTTACGCACGATCTCCTCCCTGTATGACACCGCCGCCCGCGCGGCGGCATCACTCTAACGCTAAGGACGTCTGAAGAGGGTAATACTCCGTCCGGCCAGCTCGTACTCTACGGTTTCGGTGATCGCGGTCCCTGCGGCAGCGTCATCCGCCGTGGAGAGCTCCAGCACCCATCCCCCTTCGCCAAACTGCGGGATCTGGAACGGCACGGTGCCTTCAAACGGGTTGAACAGCATCAGCACGTCGTGCCAGATGCCGTCCTCATGCCTGAGATCCGGCCTGCTGATGGAGACGCCGAGCGTCGAACCTTCATCCCACTGTTCGGCCTGCTGCGGGCCGCCTCCGGCATTAAACCAGCGGATCTCCAGCCCGTCGCGCCAGCTCTCACGACGCAGCAGCGGCTGTTGCGCGCGAAGGGCGATGAGCCGTCGGGTGAACTCGCGCAGCGCGGCGTCGTTTTCGGAAAGCCCCTTCCAGTCGATCCACGAGATCTCGCTGTCCTGACAGTAGCCGTTATTGTTGCCCTTCTGCGTGCGGCCAAACTCGTCCCCCGCCAACAGCATCGGCGTGCCGTGGGAAAACAGCAGCGTGGTCAGGAAATTACGCTTCTGCCGCTCCCGGGTGGCGATAATATCCGGGTTATCCGTCGGCCCTTCTTCGCCATAGTTGTACGAGCGATTGTCATTATGCCCGTCGTTATTGTCCTCGCCGTTGTCGGCGTTGTGCTTTTCGTTGTACGACACCAGGTCATTCAGCGTAAAGCCGTCGTGAGCGGTGATGAAGTTGACGCTGGCCCACGGACGACGTCCGCGCAGGTCGTACAGATCCCCGGAGCCCAGCAGGCGTGCGGCAAAGTCGTTGGAGACGTTATCACCCTTCCAGTACTCGCGTACGGTATCACGGTATTTGTCGTTCCACTCACCCCAGCCCGGCGGGAAACCGCCGACCTGATACCCGCCGGGACCGATGTCCCAGGGTTCACCAATCAGCTTAAGTCTCGATAACACCGGATCCTGCGATATGGCGTCGAAGAAACCGCCGCGCGGGTCAAACCCTTCCGGCTCGCGGCCCAGTATCGTCCCCAGGTCGAAACGAAAACCGTCAATATGCATCGATTCCGCCCAGTAGCGCAGCGAATCCATCACCATCTGCAGCACGCGCGGGTGCGAAGTATTGACCGTGTTTCCAGTCCCGGTGTCGTTGATGTAGTACCGGTGCTGGTCCGGGAGCGTGCGGTAATAGCTGTAGTTATCAATCCCCTTAAACGAGAGCGTGGGGCCAAGCTCATTCCCCTCCGCCGTGTGGTTGTACACCACGTCCAGAATCACCTCGATGCCCGCATCATGATACGCGCGCACCATGTCGCGAAAGCCCTGGATCCCCGCCGGGCCGTAATAGCGCGACGCCGGAGCAAAAAAGCCGAGGGTATTATAGCCCCAGAAGTTCTTCAGACCACGATCGAGCAGATGCTGGTCGTCCGGGAACCAGTGAACCGGCAGCAGCTCCACCGAGGTGATTCCGAGACTCTTGATGTAGTCGACCGAGGCTTTGTGTCCCATCCCCTCAAACGTCCCGCGCAGCTCGGGCGGGATGGCCGGGTTCATCTGGGTAAAGCCCTTCACGTGGCTCTCGTAGACAACGGTATGCGGCCAGGGCACCTCCGGCCGGTTGTTGTCCTGCCAGTCGAAGGCGTCCGGATCGATAACCTTGCATTTGGGCGTGAACGGCGCGCTGTCGCGCGTATCAAAACTAAGATCCAGTTCATCATGCCCAAGCTCATAGCCGAAATGGGCGTCGTTCCAGTCGATATCACCCACCAGTTCACGCGCGTACGGGTCGATAAGCAGCTTATGCGGGTTGAAGCGGTGACCGTTTTCAGGATCGTAGGGTCCGTAGACGCGATAGCCGTACAGCGCGCCGGGCTTCAGGTCCGGCACATAGCCGTGCCAGACCTCATGGGTATATTCCGGCAGCTCCAGCCGGGCAATTTCGTTTTTCCCGGACGGGTCAAACAGACAGAGTTCCACCCGCTCAGCGTGAGCGGAGAACAGCGCGAAGTTGACGCCCTTCCCGTCATAATTCGCCCCCAACTGCTGGCCATGACCGGCCCGAATTTCAAACGTAGTATCCTTTGCCATTTTCGTTCTCCACGATTATTCGCAGGTAAGCAGAACCAGTACACATCCCTTTTCTGACGTTAAATCCAGCGTCTCTTGCAGAATGCGGCTTTCACCGCTGAACAGATCCCGATAGCGTTTCCCCGCCAGCTCCTCGGGTATCGCGACCGTGGTATTGACCCACAGCTGATGATTATCGGTGACATCAAAAACCAGGCGCGGCACGGCGACAATCAGCGCCTCCTCGTCCTTAACGCGCGCATAGACAATCAGGTTCTCCTCGCGCTCGCCGGAGACCTTAAGCGGCAGCCAGTCGCCGTAGCGGAAAAGCGCGTCGTAATGCGGTCGAAGCCGCAGCAGCGTGGCGGTGACGAACTGCTTAACGCGCCCGTCCCGCCAGCAGGCCGGGTTATCAAATACCGTGGCATCCGCCGCGCTGAGGTTGTGCACCAGCGCGTTGAAGTCCGGCTCCCGTCGGTTATCCGGGTCGACCAGGCTAAAGTTAAGCGCCTCGCTGCCCTGATAGATATCCGGCACGCCGGGAGCCGTCAGCTTGATCACCGTCTGGCTGAGGCTGTTCATCAACCCGGCCCGGATAAAGGGCTGCATCGCCTCGCTAAAATCCTGCAGGAACAGGGCGTTGTCCGGCGAAAGCAGATGCCGCGCGTAGCTCAGCACCACGCTCTCATAGCTCTCGTTGCTGTCGATCCAGTCGGTGCGCTGTTTTGCCTCCCGCAGCGCTTTCTCGAGGAAGCCGAGGAAACGTTCTTCCAGCGATTTCAGCCCGTCGGCGTCGTCCGGTGACAGCGTGGCGGGCCAGACGCCCGCCAGCGCCTGATAGATCATCCACGTATCGGCGGCGTTCGGCGCGGTACCGTCATTGAGAAAACGCACCTGGGTCTGGTTCATCTGCCGCCAGCGGGCCAGGTTGTCACCCCATCGTTCCGGGGCTTCCGTCAGGGTATAGAGACGCGCCCGGGCGTCTTCCCCGCGCTTGGTATCGTGCGTGGAGGTGCCCAGCAGCGCGTCGGGCTGTCGGGCGAGACGAATGCGCATATCCTGGTGGAAGCGGGATAATGAAAACGCGCGCGGCGTCGGGTCGGCGCCCACTTCATTGAGCGCCAGCTCCAGGTTGTGGCGAAAGAACAGCGTGTCTTCAACGGACTTTGCCATCAGCGGCCCGGTAAGCTGCTGGAAGCGGGTTCTGAACAGCGCGGCGGACTCGCGGCAATCTTCCGGCAGGTCGCCGGTAAGAATGTGCACAATCAGACTCAGCGCCGCTTCAGACGTCTCCACGCTGGCGACCACGCGGTTAAGCAGCGCCACGTCAGACGGGGTTAATCCCTCCCGGGTGCCGTAGGTGCGGTAGACCGGAAAGGCAATAAGCAGCTCGCGCAGCGCGTGGCGGATCTCCTCGCGCGGCAGCGCAACCTCATTGCGGCGGGCCAGATCCTCAGCAAGGTTTAGCAGCGTGGTGAATTCACCCTCGAAATTGCGATCGGTCATCAGGCCTTTGGCATCGCGCAGTTCCGCATGGCGATCGACCGTTATTCCCAGCGTTTCGTCGTGGATGGTCTCCAGGCGCGACAGGTTATCGTCATCGACCAGCACTTCCGCCAGCGAGGCGATAAACTCGTAGCCGGTGGTGCCGGATACCGGCCAGTCGGCGGGGAGCTGTTCCCCCTTCGCGAGGATTTTTTCAACCGTGATGTAGCAGTCGGGCCCGGTTTTCTCCCGCAGGCGCTGCAGATAGCCCAGCGGATCGGCCAGGCCGTCGACGTGGTCAATGCGCAGACCATCTACCACGCCTGCGTGGACCAGCTCAAGGATCAGCCGATGCGTATCGTCGAAGACCGCGTCGTCTTCAACCCGAACGCCGACCAGGCCGATGATCTCGAAGAAGCGCCGCCACGAGAGCTGCTTCGGCGCCTCCCGCCAGGACATCAGCCGCCAGCTTTGCGCTTCATGCAGTTCAGCAATGCTTTTCTCCTCGCTGTACGTGCCGGGGTTGAGCGGATACGCCGTGTCGTAATAGACCAGAGAGGGCTTTCCAGTGACAGTGTCACGCACAATGTCAATCGCGCCTTTCTCCAGCTCGGCCTCAAAGGTGTCGCCGAGGAACGGCAGCGTTAGCGGGCGCGACCCGTCGATATCGAAATAGCGGAAATAGCGGCTCTGCTGGCCGTATTCAATCACGTCCCGCCACCAGGCGTTTTCCAGCGAGGTGGACATATGGTTCGGGACAATATCCAGAATCAGCCCCATGCCGGCCTGCTTAAGCGCTGCCGCCATGCGGTCGAAACCGTCTCGTCCGCCGATCGCGGGGTCAATTTCATTCGGGTTGGTCACGTCATAGCCGTGGGTGGAACCCGCTGTGGCGGTAAATACGGGCGACGCGTAGAGATGGCTGATGCCGAGATCTTTCAGGTAAGGCACCAGCGCCGCAACGCGGTCGAAGGTCATGCCATTACGGAACTGAATACGGTACGTGGCGGAAGGGATCATAACGATGCTTCTCCATCAGCAAAGCGAACGACAATACCGTTCGGCGGTAAAACGTCAGTGACTTCCGGCCAGGCAAAGCGCGTCTCACCCGCGAGATCGGGCATCGAGACGGGCTTATTGCCGATATTCAGCGCCAGAGAGAGCGTGCCCGACGGGAAATGCCAGCTCACCGCCACCATGCCGGGCGCGGTCTTGATTACCTTGCCCTCAACGGCGCCGCCATGACGCAGAAGCGGAACGATATGGCGATGACGCAGCGTCAGCAGGTGGCGCGTGAAGCGCAGCCACGTTTTGCCTTCGTCGGTGGCAATCTTATTCCAGTCGAGTTTTGAACGGATGAAGGTGTTCACGTCATTCGGATCCGGGACGGTTTCATCGTGCCCTGCATGGCCGGTAAACTCTTTCGCGCGCCCTTCCCGCACCGCCTTTGCCAGATCGCCGTGAAAATCGGTGAAGAACAGGAACGGATGCGTTTCCCCAAACTCCTCGCCCATAAACAGCAGCGGGATATGGGGGGAAAGCAGCAGCGCGGCAAGCAGCACCCGCGTCTTGTCGGATCCCGCCAGGGCGATCAGCCGCTCGCCCTGGGCGCGGTTCCCGGTCTGATCGTGGTTCTGAATAAAATCGACGAAGAACTGCGGCGGCTGCGTCTGGCACTCCACTCCGCGAGACTCGCCGGTTTGCAGCGAAATCTCGCCCTGGTAGACAAAGCCTTCTGCCAGCGCCCGGGCGAACTTTTTCTCCGGCTCAAAGGCAAAATCCTGGTAATACGCGTGGGTCTCGCCGGTGGCAAACACGTGGGCAGCGTTGTGGAAGTCGTCATTCCACTCGGCGGTGAACTGCGGCGCGTTGCCCTGCTCATCGCGCGGATGCAGGAAAATCACGTTGCGGCTGTCTTCCGTGGTCAGGTGAACGTGACGGTGCGGGATTGCCTCGCGGATCTTTTCTGCTATCTCCACAAGAATGTGCGTGTCCGAGCCGTCTTTAATCTGGTCGATGGCATCGAAGCGCAGGCCGTCCAGACGGTATTCCGTCAGCCAGTAGAGGGGCGCATCGGTGATGTACTGCCTCACCGGCTCGCGCTCGTAGGCGATGCCGTTGCCCCACGGCGTCATCCGCTGCGCATCAAAAAACGCGGGCGACAGCAGCGGCAGATAGTTCCCCTCCGGGCCGAAGTGGTTGAGCACGATATCCAGCACCACGGAGAGCCCCAGCCCGTGCGCGGCGTCGATAAACGCGTGGAAATCCTCCGGCGTGCCGTAGGCAGAGTGCGGGGCGTACAGCAGCACGCCGTCATACCCCCAGCCGCGCGTTCCGCCAAACTGGGAGACGGGCATGACTTCAAGCTGGGTAATACCGAGCTCTGCCAGATACGGCAGCTTGTCGATGGCGGCCCGGAAGGTGCCCTCCGGGGTAAACGTGCCGATGTGCAGCTCGTAGATAACCGTGTCTTCCCACGGCCGCCCTGCCCAGTCCCGGTTGACCGGCTGATAGCGATGGGGATCGATAACGACGGAGGGGCCGTTAACGTCGCCCTTTTGCGCGCGCGACGCCGGGTCGGGCACCGTCATGCCGTCCTGCAGAACAAACTGATATTCTGCACCGTGCGTGACGCCGGATACGTCAGCCTGAAACCAGCCGTCGCACGTTGTCGTCATCGGCACGTCGGCGGCGGCCAGACGTAGCGTAAGTTCTTTCTGTCCTTCTGCCCAGACGCGAAAACGTACAACGTCATCGGAAATAAACTCAGCACCCCACTGCTTTTGAAATGTCCTGAATTCCATTCATTGTCCTCGAATGACCCACATTTTACGCGGAACGAAGTACAAGCTTAGTTCAGGATTAAAAGTGCGTGAGCCCAGCGGATTTAACCGCTTCGTCTATTCTTTATTAAATAACTCACTACCGGGAATACTATGCAGATTCGAAAAGGACTCAGTACCGACCTCACACGCCTTGAATGCTGTGACTTTTCTTTCACCATAAGCCACGTTGCGCGAGAGCCCTTTATCCACTGTGATTTGCATATCGAAGCCGTCGCTGAGCCCTGGATTAAAACCTACGAGCTCGATATCCAAACCCTTGAAAACCATTGCGTTAATCCGGACGCCATATTTCTTATTGCCGAAACGGATGACGGTGAAATAGCCGGATTTATTACCGCGTCAATCGGCTGGAATAAGTTTATCTCGGTGGATTACATTGCCGTGGAGCGCACGAAACGCAGAACCGGCGCCGCGCAAAAATTAATGGCCGCCGCGCACGTGTGGGCCCGCAGCGTAAACGCGCCGGGACTACGGCTTGAAACACAAAATGTGAACGTCTCTGCCTGTCTGTTTTACCGCAACTACGGCTTTACCTTGGGCGGATACGATCGTTATCTCTACAACGCCTTGCCGGAAAAAGACGAGGTCGCCCTGTTCTGGTATTACATGCTGGTCTAAGGGCGCGGCCTTCATATTTCTGTCATTGAATTTCATTACGCTTTCGGGATTTTAACCACGGTGTTGAGGAAAGAAGTGTGAATTCAATGGCTAAGGCATTACTGCTGGCATTACCTGTTTTGAGTGCAACGGCGACGGCCGCCGGGGGCGACCTGTGTGAACCCAAAGCGTACGAAATGGCGCTGCGCTATCAGCAGAAATCGGCAGAGATTATGGCCCTTCAGTTGCAAACCTATCGGTTTGCCACCGAGCGTTTCAACGAAAAGTTAAAAGAGCTGAATACGCCCGAAAACTACGCCGTGGTGATGGACCTCGACGAAACGGTGCTGGATAACACCCCTCTGCTGGTGCGCGACACCGAGCAGTGTCACGACTATACAAAATGGGATACCTGGAGCGACTGGGAGAAACAGGGAAAACCCGGCTTAATTCCGGGCGCGAAGGCGTTTCTTGACCATGTGAATCAGAGCAAGGTGCGGATCTATTATGTCTCGGACCGCATGCAGGAAAATAAAGCCGATACGCTCAGGACGTTAAAAGCCCTGGGACTTCCGCAGGTGTCCGATGAAAGCGTGCTTCTGGACACGGTCAGCAAGGAAGAGCGTCGCCAGAGCATCCTCAAAAAGCAGCAGATCGTGATGCTGTTTGGCGACAGCCTGCCGGATTTCGCCGTGCAGTTTAAAAACAAAAAGCCGAGCGAACAGCAGCGTGAACTGGTTGAGGCCAGCGCGGAACACTTCGGAAACGACTGGATTGTGCTGCCAAATGCCGCTTATGGCTCCTGGTCCAAAGCCACGCCGGACGGCTGGAACGCACCGCTGAAAAAATAACGTGTTACGGGCCGGGAAAGGCAGCATCGCCACCCGGCCTCTTCGCTGTGCTATCCACTGCGTTTATAGGTCCTATCATTTCTGGGCAGGTTCTTATAATTTTACGAAGAAGTAAGATGAGCGCTTTCAAAGGAGACTCGTATGCTTACCGTGAAAAAACTTGCTCTTTCCACGCTGATTTCCAGTTCACTGCTTTTCTACCCTGCGCTGCAGGCGGCGGCAGAGACGCCTCAGCACGTCGTTAAACAACCGGCGGGCGGATACAGCGTTCAGGTCGGCGATGTGCTGGTTACCTCGTTTACGGACGGGACCGTCGCGCAGGATCTGC from Enterobacter dykesii encodes the following:
- a CDS encoding DUF2891 domain-containing protein, which encodes MELTQHQADAFARMPLTYLRQEYPNHIMHLLNDDGDVLPPRELHPIFYGCFDWHSAVHGYWLLLRCVRLYPELPSRDAIVALVDEHLTDENVTKELAYFTAPFRASFERPYGYGWLLALAQEIKQSSLPQAAGWYRTLEPLTQDIRNRLVDYLSKLTYPIRVGTHYNTAFALALALDYARAVEDSALEQAFVTAAERFYLADTRYPAHYEPGGDEYISGALTEALLMSKVSEDFPAWFDLFLPEVGAVTALMNPAEVSDRTDPKIAHLDGLNLSRAWCMKHIARALPADHPGQQALREAVTKHLAASVGHVVGSHYSGGHWLASFALLALE
- a CDS encoding DUF979 domain-containing protein, which gives rise to MMTLITINRVYYLIGFVVMLLVVMTLRDRANPKRFTTALFWFLFGGIFLFGDLMVQELGKSLAYRIIGGGVIAIALLAGFGLVGKGHYKMSTEDERLASSNRLKNWLFLPALMIPVVTVIGTLFLKGVSIGGVFLLDQKQLTLAALCVACVAAILTGWWLTKGTPLHAIRQSRRLVDTIGWAVILPQMLAMLGGVFVAANTGDSVQKVVSLFVNPDNRFMLVVIYCVGMALFTMIMGNAFAAFPVLSAGIALPFLINVHHGNPAPLLAIGMYAGYCGTLMTPMAANFNIVPAALLELKDKYQVIKIQIPTALTLLVVNVFLMYFLVFR
- a CDS encoding DUF969 domain-containing protein: MDGTTLLPLIGIPIVVIGFALRFNPLLVVVVAGLATGLLVGMDFGMLLETFGEKFVNSRSLATFILILPVIGLLEYYGLKERAQAWVAKIASATSARILMLYFVAREGTAALGLMSLGGHAQTVRPLLAPMAEGAALNEYGELPQHIRDKIKAHAAACDNIAVFFGEDIFIAFGAVLLIDAFLKENGIPGIEPLHIGLWAIPTAIAALIIHMTRLLRLDASIRRDVMAWRAEQGTQGAAQ
- a CDS encoding winged helix DNA-binding protein, whose translation is MNSKKSASPDRDDINDGRIVSSRHLVSERCAELSELEYALIMTSNAFNKWMVRCMTAAGEPDMGAFDVSLLHHVNHRDRKKKLADICFVLNVEDTHVVTYALKKLVKAGYVTSEKAGKELFFFTTEEGKALCMKYRDVREACLIAIHAESGIAGKSIGETAQLLRTISSLYDTAARAAASL
- the glgX gene encoding glycogen debranching protein GlgX, whose amino-acid sequence is MAKDTTFEIRAGHGQQLGANYDGKGVNFALFSAHAERVELCLFDPSGKNEIARLELPEYTHEVWHGYVPDLKPGALYGYRVYGPYDPENGHRFNPHKLLIDPYARELVGDIDWNDAHFGYELGHDELDLSFDTRDSAPFTPKCKVIDPDAFDWQDNNRPEVPWPHTVVYESHVKGFTQMNPAIPPELRGTFEGMGHKASVDYIKSLGITSVELLPVHWFPDDQHLLDRGLKNFWGYNTLGFFAPASRYYGPAGIQGFRDMVRAYHDAGIEVILDVVYNHTAEGNELGPTLSFKGIDNYSYYRTLPDQHRYYINDTGTGNTVNTSHPRVLQMVMDSLRYWAESMHIDGFRFDLGTILGREPEGFDPRGGFFDAISQDPVLSRLKLIGEPWDIGPGGYQVGGFPPGWGEWNDKYRDTVREYWKGDNVSNDFAARLLGSGDLYDLRGRRPWASVNFITAHDGFTLNDLVSYNEKHNADNGEDNNDGHNDNRSYNYGEEGPTDNPDIIATRERQKRNFLTTLLFSHGTPMLLAGDEFGRTQKGNNNGYCQDSEISWIDWKGLSENDAALREFTRRLIALRAQQPLLRRESWRDGLEIRWFNAGGGPQQAEQWDEGSTLGVSISRPDLRHEDGIWHDVLMLFNPFEGTVPFQIPQFGEGGWVLELSTADDAAAGTAITETVEYELAGRSITLFRRP
- the treY gene encoding malto-oligosyltrehalose synthase, giving the protein MIPSATYRIQFRNGMTFDRVAALVPYLKDLGISHLYASPVFTATAGSTHGYDVTNPNEIDPAIGGRDGFDRMAAALKQAGMGLILDIVPNHMSTSLENAWWRDVIEYGQQSRYFRYFDIDGSRPLTLPFLGDTFEAELEKGAIDIVRDTVTGKPSLVYYDTAYPLNPGTYSEEKSIAELHEAQSWRLMSWREAPKQLSWRRFFEIIGLVGVRVEDDAVFDDTHRLILELVHAGVVDGLRIDHVDGLADPLGYLQRLREKTGPDCYITVEKILAKGEQLPADWPVSGTTGYEFIASLAEVLVDDDNLSRLETIHDETLGITVDRHAELRDAKGLMTDRNFEGEFTTLLNLAEDLARRNEVALPREEIRHALRELLIAFPVYRTYGTREGLTPSDVALLNRVVASVETSEAALSLIVHILTGDLPEDCRESAALFRTRFQQLTGPLMAKSVEDTLFFRHNLELALNEVGADPTPRAFSLSRFHQDMRIRLARQPDALLGTSTHDTKRGEDARARLYTLTEAPERWGDNLARWRQMNQTQVRFLNDGTAPNAADTWMIYQALAGVWPATLSPDDADGLKSLEERFLGFLEKALREAKQRTDWIDSNESYESVVLSYARHLLSPDNALFLQDFSEAMQPFIRAGLMNSLSQTVIKLTAPGVPDIYQGSEALNFSLVDPDNRREPDFNALVHNLSAADATVFDNPACWRDGRVKQFVTATLLRLRPHYDALFRYGDWLPLKVSGEREENLIVYARVKDEEALIVAVPRLVFDVTDNHQLWVNTTVAIPEELAGKRYRDLFSGESRILQETLDLTSEKGCVLVLLTCE
- the treZ gene encoding malto-oligosyltrehalose trehalohydrolase → MEFRTFQKQWGAEFISDDVVRFRVWAEGQKELTLRLAAADVPMTTTCDGWFQADVSGVTHGAEYQFVLQDGMTVPDPASRAQKGDVNGPSVVIDPHRYQPVNRDWAGRPWEDTVIYELHIGTFTPEGTFRAAIDKLPYLAELGITQLEVMPVSQFGGTRGWGYDGVLLYAPHSAYGTPEDFHAFIDAAHGLGLSVVLDIVLNHFGPEGNYLPLLSPAFFDAQRMTPWGNGIAYEREPVRQYITDAPLYWLTEYRLDGLRFDAIDQIKDGSDTHILVEIAEKIREAIPHRHVHLTTEDSRNVIFLHPRDEQGNAPQFTAEWNDDFHNAAHVFATGETHAYYQDFAFEPEKKFARALAEGFVYQGEISLQTGESRGVECQTQPPQFFVDFIQNHDQTGNRAQGERLIALAGSDKTRVLLAALLLSPHIPLLFMGEEFGETHPFLFFTDFHGDLAKAVREGRAKEFTGHAGHDETVPDPNDVNTFIRSKLDWNKIATDEGKTWLRFTRHLLTLRHRHIVPLLRHGGAVEGKVIKTAPGMVAVSWHFPSGTLSLALNIGNKPVSMPDLAGETRFAWPEVTDVLPPNGIVVRFADGEASL
- a CDS encoding GNAT family N-acetyltransferase; translation: MQIRKGLSTDLTRLECCDFSFTISHVAREPFIHCDLHIEAVAEPWIKTYELDIQTLENHCVNPDAIFLIAETDDGEIAGFITASIGWNKFISVDYIAVERTKRRTGAAQKLMAAAHVWARSVNAPGLRLETQNVNVSACLFYRNYGFTLGGYDRYLYNALPEKDEVALFWYYMLV
- a CDS encoding 5'-nucleotidase, lipoprotein e(P4) family: MAKALLLALPVLSATATAAGGDLCEPKAYEMALRYQQKSAEIMALQLQTYRFATERFNEKLKELNTPENYAVVMDLDETVLDNTPLLVRDTEQCHDYTKWDTWSDWEKQGKPGLIPGAKAFLDHVNQSKVRIYYVSDRMQENKADTLRTLKALGLPQVSDESVLLDTVSKEERRQSILKKQQIVMLFGDSLPDFAVQFKNKKPSEQQRELVEASAEHFGNDWIVLPNAAYGSWSKATPDGWNAPLKK